The Apium graveolens cultivar Ventura chromosome 6, ASM990537v1, whole genome shotgun sequence genome contains a region encoding:
- the LOC141665569 gene encoding uncharacterized protein LOC141665569: MPFELLNAGATYQRLVNKMFKHQLGKTMEAYIDDMLVKSKEARDHVRHLAEMFQILREYRMKLNPQKCVFGVESGKFLGFIVNHRGIKANPAKIQALLEMRSPRRVKDVQSLTGRVAALNRFVSKSSDKCQEFFKAIKGAGRNFKWTEEYEEAFQNIKKHLSSPPMLSNPKAGETLILYLAVFDFTISAVLVREEDGVQLPVDYKPRTAIKGQALADFVLEFPPHQEVEPGALVVIPSTEEVGLESQNSAPWWSLFVDGASNGDGVRAGIELISPEAHKIRRAIHLSFHATNNDAEYKALINGLKLALEMKVENLNMFSDSMIVVYQINGGYQAKGPRTELYLKCAQRIIVRFSEVRLELILCGQNEGADELAKLGSCRETTLLGTVRLDVQRQPSVPEHEVGSLSNELGPTWMTPILAYIKEGSLSDEKNEARRIKYKAARYVIYDGILYRRGFSVPLLKCIDGDECNYILRERYANYYNSPVASLTSLMSPWPFSMWGIDLIGELPKARGGVKYAVVVVDYFTKWAEAEPLATITTKKLREFVHKAIVYRYGIPYKMISDNGK, encoded by the exons ATGCCCTTCGAGCTCCTTAATGCGGGGGCAACCTATCAGAGGCTGGTGAAtaagatgttcaaacatcagttgGGGAAGACTATGGAGGCCTATATAGATGACATGCTGGTGAAGTCGAAAGAAGCAAGGGATCATGTCCGCCACCTGGCAGAAATGTTCCAGATCCTAAGGGAGTACAGAATGAAGCTCAACCCCCAGAAATGTGTGTTTGGGGTCGAATCGGGgaagtttttgggatttattgtcaACCATAGAGGAATTAAGGCCAACCCAGCCAAGATACAAGCCCTACTCGAGATGAGATCCCCTCGACGGGTGAAGGATGTTCAAAGCTTAACGGGACGAGTGGCTGCCTTGAACCGCTTCGTCTCAAAATCCTCCGATAAATGCCAAGAGTTTTTCAAAGCAATTAAAGGAGCGGGGAGGAATTTTAAGTGGACCGAAGAATATGAGGAAGCCTTTCAGAACATAAAGAAGCATCTCAGTAGCCCTCCAATGTTGTCCAACCCAAAGGCAGGAGAAACTTTGATCCTATACTTGGCTGTCTTCGACTTTACAATAAGTGCGGTATTAGTCCGAGAGGAGGATGGTGTCCAGCTCCCg gtggattataagccaagGACTGCGATCAAAGGCCAAGCCCTGGCCGATTTTGTGCTAGAATTTCCTCCACATCAAGAAGTGGAGCCGGGAGCCCTTGTTGTTATACCTAGCACAGAAGAAGTTGGGCTGGAGAGCCAAAATAGTGCCCCATGGTGGAGCCTATTTGTTGATGGAGCCTCTAACGGTGATGGAGTAAGAGCTGGAATTGAGCTAATCAGCCCAGAGGCACACAAGATCAGACGTGCGATCCATCTATCCTTTCAtgcaaccaacaatgatgctgagtataAGGCCCTGATCAATGGTCTCAAGCTAGCTTTGGAAATGAAGGTGGAAAATTTGAATATGTTTAGTGACTCCATGATTGTGGTCTATCAGATAAACGGGGGGTATCAAGCTAAGGGGCCGAGAACAGAGCTTTACCTGAAGTGCGCACAGAGGATAATCGTGAGGTTTAGCGAGGTGAGGCTGGAACTAATCCTGTGTGGGCAGAATGAAGGCGCGGACGAGCTAGCTAAGCTCGGCTCATGCCGCGAGACCACTTTGCTAGGAACCGTGCGCCTTGATGTACAGAGGCAACCTAGTGTGCCCGAGCACGAGGTGGGCAGCCTCAGTAATGAGCTCGGCCCCACGTGGATGACACCTATTCTAGCATACATAAAAGAAGGTTCACTTTCGGACGAAAAGAATGAGGCAAGGAGGATAAAATACAAAGCAGCCCGCTATGTGATATATGACGGGATTCTATACAGAAGAGGGTTTAGTGTGCCTCTCCTCAAATGCATAGATGGAGATGAATGCAACTACATCCTAAGGGAA CGATATGCCAATTATTACAACAGCCCCGTGGCCTCTCtcacatccctcatgagcccctggcccttctccatgtggggaattgatttGATTGGGGAACTCCCGAAGGCCAGGGGAGGTGTCAAGTATGCGGTGGTTGTGGTAGACTACTtcactaagtgggcagaggcCGAGCCCCTAGCCACCATCACGACAAAAAAACTCAGGGAGTTTGTACACAAGGCTATTGTGTATCGTTATGGCATCCCTTATAAGATGATATCTGACAATGGGAAATAA